In Cervus elaphus chromosome 3, mCerEla1.1, whole genome shotgun sequence, the following proteins share a genomic window:
- the AVPR1A gene encoding vasopressin V1a receptor, with protein sequence MDRMRFSGGPSAGPASNSSRWWPLAAGGANTSGDSEALGEDGGPQADTRNEELAKLEIAVLAVIFVVAVLGNSSVLLALHRTPRKTSRMHLFIRHLSLADLAVAFFQVLPQLGWDITYRFRGPDGLCRVVKHMQVFAMFASAYMLVVMTADRYIAVCHPLKTLQRPARRSRLMIAAAWVLSFVLSTPQYFVFSVVEVSNVTRTYDCWATFIQPWGLPAYVTWMTGSVFLAPVVILGTCYGFICYHIWRNVRGKTAGRPGTGAPAEGAGEGALRRGVLHARCVSSVKTISRAKIRTVKMTFVIVTAYIVCWAPFFIIQMWSAWDKNFSWVESENPATAIPALLASLNSCCNPWIYMFFSGHLLQDCAQSFPCCQNMKRTFTREDSDSTSRRQTSFTNNRSPTNSMGTWKDSPKSSKSIKFIPVST encoded by the exons ATGGACCGCATGCGATTCTCCGGGGGCCCCAGCGCGGGGCCCGCGAGCAACTCCAGCCGGTGGTGGCCGCTGGCTGCCGGAGGTGCCAACACCAGCGGGGACTCGGAGGCGCTCGGGGAAGACGGCGGCCCGCAGGCGGACACGCGCAACGAGGAGCTGGCCAAGCTGGAGATCGCCGTGCTGGCCGTGATTTTCGTGGTGGCCGTGCTGGGTAACAGCAGCGTGCTGCTGGCTCTGCACCGCACGCCTCGCAAGACGTCCCGCATGCACCTCTTCATCCGCCACCTCAGCCTGGCCGACCTGGCCGTCGCCTTCTTCCAGGTGCTGCCCCAGCTGGGCTGGGACATCACCTACCGTTTCCGCGGGCCCGACGGGCTGTGCCGCGTGGTGAAGCACATGCAGGTGTTCGCCATGTTCGCCTCCGCCTACATGCTGGTGGTCATGACCGCCGACCGCTACATCGCCGTGTGCCACCCGCTGAAGACGCTGCAGCGGCCCGCGCGCCGCTCGCGCCTCATGATCGCCGCCGCCTGGGTGCTGAGTTTCGTGCTGAGCACCCCGCAGTACTTCGTCTTCTCCGTGGTCGAGGTGAGCAACGTCACCAGGACCTACGACTGCTGGGCCACCTTCATCCAGCCCTGGGGTCTCCCGGCCTACGTGACCTGGATGACCGGCAGCGTGTTCCTGGCGCCCGTGGTCATCCTTGGCACCTGCTACGGTTTCATCTGCTACCACATCTGGCGCAACGTCCGCGGAAAGACCGCGGGGCGCCCGGGCACCGGCGCCCCCGCCGAGGGCGCGGGCGAAGGCGCCTTGCGCCGAGGCGTCCTGCACGCGCGGTGTGTGAGCAGCGTGAAGACCATTTCCCGCGCCAAGATCCGCACCGTGAAGATGACCTTCGTGATCGTGACGGCCTACATCGTTTGCTGGGCGCCCTTCTTCATCATCCAGATGTGGTCTGCCTGGGATAAGAATTTCTCCTGGGTCG AGTCAGAAAACCCGGCCACCGCCATCCCTGCATTACTGGCTTCCTTGAATAGCTGCTGCAACCCCTGGATATACATGTTTTTTAGTGGCCATCTCTTGCAAGACTGTGCCCAAAGCTTCCCGTGCTGCCAAAACATGAAACGAACGTTCACCAGAGAAGATTCTGACAGTACGAGCCGAAGACAGACTTCCTTCACTAACAACCGAAGCCCCACCAACAGTATGGGAACATGGAAGGACTCGCCTAAATCTTCCAAGTCTATCAAGTTCATTCCTGTTTCAACCTGA